GCCACAACCACCGTCGTGTTGAACAGACAGAAACCAGAGCAGAACGGTGGATCTGCGTTTAGAGTTTATTGTCCGACACCAATCCATCGACGTCCTCCTTTATCACACAACCACAGTCTGACAACTAAGAACGGTCCGTCGTCTTCTTCGACTAACGGAAGACCACAAGAGCCATCAACGATAAACTTCGCGCAGTCTCCACCTGTCTCTGTGTCAAACTCGTTCATGTCTTCTCATAGATGTGACACCGAGATTAACCAGATGTCTTCAGGATTCGAGCTCACTAACCCATCATCCCAAATCTCGGGTTCGATTGGTAAGCCTCCTCTATCATCAGTTTCGTTGAAGAGAAGGTGTGACTCATCTCCCTCAAGTCGTTGCCATTGTACCAAGAAAAGGTTTGATCCCACACTAATCTTTATCATTAGATCTAAATCTTCGTTATTCAAAAATTAATTATTGTTTTATAAATGGTAACTTAAAAATAAACAGGAAATCTAGAGTGAAGAGAGTGATTAGGGTTCCTGCCGTAAGCAGCAAGATGGCTGATATACCATCTGACGAATATTCATGGAGAAAATATGGTCAAAAACCAATCAAAGGCTCTCCTCATCCTCGGTCAGTCTTAATTAGTTTTATTTCAGGTTTATGAATCCTTAAATCACACAAAAAC
This sequence is a window from Brassica oleracea var. oleracea cultivar TO1000 chromosome C1, BOL, whole genome shotgun sequence. Protein-coding genes within it:
- the LOC106308055 gene encoding probable WRKY transcription factor 7, whose product is MAVELMMNSYGGVRVKGEDDGGFSANMEDTALREAASAGIHGVKEFLKLIGQKSQPTEEITAVTDVAVNSFKKVISLLGRSRTGHARFRRAPMKPKTEEGGGDWRTEEKTGPTATTTVVLNRQKPEQNGGSAFRVYCPTPIHRRPPLSHNHSLTTKNGPSSSSTNGRPQEPSTINFAQSPPVSVSNSFMSSHRCDTEINQMSSGFELTNPSSQISGSIGKPPLSSVSLKRRCDSSPSSRCHCTKKRKSRVKRVIRVPAVSSKMADIPSDEYSWRKYGQKPIKGSPHPRGYYKCSSVRGCPARKHVERALDDAMMLIVTYEGDHNHALVLETHHDKTL